Proteins from a genomic interval of Cyclopterus lumpus isolate fCycLum1 chromosome 18, fCycLum1.pri, whole genome shotgun sequence:
- the si:ch211-63p21.1 gene encoding uncharacterized protein si:ch211-63p21.1, whose product MLRRESDPRGLFSSGETSDNDCEVGASCGEAGGAVCVCVCVREAGPRAPRAPEAHTPTPDTLPCEHCGKSRVMVTRYSEGYGTEDESEPQEGESDVDADIEDTDCRLQEAGPLQRISSRRRKRARVARQDTTESEDDGGRSHRSPRWNLRLSPERAHSRTIPEESVSQVRPLVVGRPDAARPPERPPPPPPPSSLSLPLLLLLLLLPLSLVIIIIVTLLRP is encoded by the exons ATGCTGCGGAGGGAGTCCGACCCCCGCGGCCTCTTTTCCTCCGGAGAGACGTCTGACAATGACTGTGAG GTGGGGGCGAGCTGTGGAGAGGCGGGtggcgcagtgtgtgtgtgtgtgtgtgtgcgcgaggcCGGTCCCCGTGCACCTCGTGCACCTGAAGCACACACGCCCACGCCG GACACGCTGCCGTGTGAACACTGTGGGAAGAGCAGGGTGATGGTGACCAGGTACTCCGAGGGATACGGCAcagag GACGAGTCTGAGCCTCAAGAAGGGGAGAGCGACGTGGACGCTGACATCGAGGACACggactgcag ACTCCAGGAGGCGGGTCCTCTCCAGCGAATCAGCTCGCGGAGACGTAAGCGTGCGCGGGTGGCGCGCCAGGACACCACGGAGAGCGAGGACGACGGCGGGCGGAGCCACCGGTCGCCCCGCTGGAACCTCCGGCTCAGTCCGGAGCGAGCGCACAGCCGGACCATCCCCGAG GAGAGCGTGTCGCAGGTCAGGCCGCTGGTCGTCGGCCGGCCGGACGCGGCGAGGCCTCCGGAgcgcccgccgccgccgccgccgccgtcctccctctcgctccctctcctcctcctcctcctcttgcttcctctctccctcgtcatcatcatcatcgtgacCCTCCTTCGACCGTGA
- the cbln11 gene encoding cerebellin 11: protein MEFRALRLLTLLGLLFVEPGFGQRGDMDVGEWLREKAELLNAFGDKLKDVRALEARLNATVDQLTGQKAEVDRLREENEGLKTRLSATEEEIDTLKQSNANGAPRVAFSASLADFGEIYKGPCTDKTLIYKRVFSNTGDGYDQSTGVFTAPVCGLYFFSFSTYGYNTHVTGAILMKNGARQVSTYDGLAADGSDGAGNAVALQLVAGDAVHMELWDGGRVFDNLNGHTTFSGFLVFPA from the exons ATGGAGTTCAGGGCGTTGCGTCTGCTGACCCTCCTGGGACTCTTGTTTGTGGAGCCGGGGTTTGGACAGAGAGGCGACATGGACGTTGGCGAGTGGCTGAGAGAGAAAGCGGAATTATTAAATGCCTTTGGGGACAAGCTTAAAGACGTCAGAGCTCTGGAGGCGAGGCTCAACGCCACCGTCGACCAGCTGACGGGACAGAAAGCTGAAGTGGACAGACTGAGGGAAGAGAATGAAG GCCTGAAAACGAGACTAAGtgccacagaggaggagatcGATACGCTGAAACAGAGTAACGCTAACG GCGCCCCTCGGGTCGCGTTCTCGGCCTCTTTGGCAGACTTCGGGGAGATCTACAAAGGACCGTGCACGGACAAGACCCTGATCTACAAACGGGTCTTCTCAAACACCGGCGATGGTTATGACCAAAGTACAG GCGTCTTCACAGCGCCCGTGTGCGGCCTCTACTTCTTCAGCTTCAGCACCTACGGCTACAACACCCACGTCACGGGGGCCATCTTGATGAAAAACGGCGCGCGCCAAGTCTCGACCTACGACGGCCTCGCGGCCGACGGCTCGGACGGCGCCGGCAACGCCGTCGCTCTGCAACTGGTCGCCGGCGACGCGGTGCACATGGAGCTGTGGGACGGCGGCAGGGTGTTCGACAACTTGAACGGACACACGACCTTCAGCGGGTTTCTTGTCTTCCCTGCGTGA